The segment CTGGGATTTTTCGACGTATAAAGCAGgcagaaaatttttcaactcatcgagTATACTAGCTACAATTTTTCAGTAAAACCACCTCTATAAGATCAAACGTATCGATTACGATGTCTCGTCCTCAAGTTACCGTTCAATCTCTAACCGGTGAAGCTACTTCTAGCTCTTTGCCATTGCCAGCTGTGTTCAATGCTCCAATCCGTGCTGACATTGTGCACTCTGTGTTCGTTTCTgtgaacaagaacaagagacaAGCTTACGCTGTCTCTGAGAAGGCAGGTCACCAAACTTCTGCCGAATCTTGGGGTACCGGTCGTGCTGTTGCCCGTATTCCAAGAGtcggtggtggtggtaCCCACAGATCCGGCCAAGCTGCTTTCGGTAACATGTGTCGTGGTGGTCGTATGTTTGCTCCAACCAAGACCTGGAGAAAGTGGAACGTCAAGGTTAACCACAACGAGAAGCGTTACGCCACTGCATCTGCCATTGCTGCATCTGCTGTTGCTTCTTTGGTGTTGGCTAGAGGTCACAGAGTTGAAAACATCCCAGAGATCCCATTGGTTGTCTCTAACGAGTTGGAGTCtgtcaagaagaccaaggatgctgttgctgctttgaaggctGTTGGTGCCCAGGCTGACCTGGTCAAGGTGCTGAAATCCAAGAAGTTGAGAGCTGGTAAGGGTAAGTAcagaaacagaagatggacccAGAGAAGAGGCCCATTGGTTGTGTACTCTGAGGACAACGGTATTGTGAAGGCGTTCAGAAACGTTCCAGGCGTCGAAACCGCTAACGTTgcctctttgaacttgttgCAGTTGGCTCCAGGTGCTCACTTGGGTAGATTCGTCATCTGGACCGAGTCTGCTTTCGCTAGCTTGGACAAGATCTGGGGTTCCGAGACCGTTGCCTCTGCCAAGTCCAACTACGCGTTGCCAGCTAACATCATCACCAACGCCGATGTCACCAGAATCATCAACTCTTCTGACATCCAGTCTGTTGTTAGACCAGCTGGTCAGGCTACTCAGAAGCGCACTCacgtcttgaagaagaacccattgaagaacaagcaggtgttgttgagattgaacCCATACGCTAAGGTTTTCGCCGCTGAAAAGTTGGGCTCCAAGAAGGTTGAGCAGTCCGCTCAAAAGCCAGCCGACGTCTTCACTCAAACTTTGAAGCACGACTAAGCTACTTGAGTTGGAACACTAGTTTCTTATGTTTACAGTTTACGTAATTGATTCATATGGGAACTTATTacctctctttctccaatGCTAGCGAGGCTCTTCTATTAATACAGTAATTAAAATACGAAAAATGAAGGTATTGTAAATTCGACGAGATTAGCGCATGATAAAGGTGTCTTCGCCAGATTTGCTTCTGCGAGCGGCATCGATCCCCTTGGCCTCGAAATCGTAGGTAATCTTGATGTCCAGATCTCTGTTATGACGCTTGTTTGGAGCACAAGTAAGTTCACCTCTCAGAACATCGCCTGTCTCAGCTTCTAAATTTTCTTTCAGGTAAAACACGGTTTGCTTCCAATGAGTGTATGGAGAGTGCGCGCCGGTTGAGAAGCCAACCGGTATTTTTCCTTCTGGAGCCGGGAAAACGATATCAAACCAGGCGATCAGCCCATTAATCCAATCTTGTCTCTTGGCTTCAACCTCAAATTTAGCCTTGAATGACAGATCCGAAAGTTGAACTGTGTTTAGATCAAACTCGATAAGTTGGCATCTCGTAGTGTTGACCACGTTGCCTTGCACAGTATCGACAATTGGTTCTTGCATGACCAATGGAATGAAGGGAGAATAGTCGAAACCATAAACGTCGTGCCAGTAgttgatcttctcgtcTTTATATTGAGCATCCTCCAGACCAGCAATGTGTAAAGAACATTTGTCAGGGAAAATTAAGCCACCCTCGACCAAATAGTGATCACGGGCATAAAGCACTGTGTCCAGCATAGACTCATAAAGTAAGAAATATCCCATCCATTCAGAAATGATGATGTCTACCTTGGGGAATGGCAGTTCCACGTCCTCCAACTTACCACGCAATAAGGTAATCTTATCAGAGAAACCGTTCAGCTCGACAATTTCGCGAGCCATCTCGATGATGCTGGACATATCGACACCGATGACGTGCTTTGCACCGTTCTTGGCAGCAAACATCGAAAGAATACCAGTTCCACAGCCAACATCTAGCACAATTTTGTCCTTGAAAAGATGTTTGTTTTGAACAATTGCATTTCTGTATGACAAGGTGCGCACAGAATCCTGTAACATTTCTTCGTGGATACCATAGTGATCGTACGAGTCGAAATAGTGCTGCTCACTATGGCTCAAAGCACCCTTTTGAGTAGCTGATTCGCCAGCTGCGGTCTTGCTCATCATTAATTGTCCACTGGGTGCGCTCAATTGATAGATGCGCGACAGTCGAGCTAACCATCAAAGATCAGTTAGTTAGTCAATCTACAACGAACCAATATTTTCTGCGGAGGCATCactggaaaattttccagctcatcgagctACGGTTCATCGCCCGTGCACCTCACTTTGAAGGTATAACTTCAGTAAATCGTCAGTAACCGCTGTATGCAGAGCTTGATGGGTCCTGTGTTGTATCGATTCTCAACCTACTATCAAGGAGCCGATCACTTGGATGGTATTGCGTTTGCGCTTGGGCCGGTCCCGATGTGACGCGGACAAACATGAATTCTCAGTGCCCTCAAGTGCTAGCTGGATTAGAGGCAGACATTTGTGATATCTCTAGATCTTTTGCAGGTAGCCCTGCTGGATCAATCTCTCGACGTCCGCTTGCCTGACGAAAAACTGCGAAtctttgatcagattgaACACGCCATACTCGGTCTGAATCTCCCCGGCCTCCTTCAGGACTCGGACATCTATGAAAACATCACTCGGAGGTGTCAGACTGCCTGAAAGATCTATATCTGCCAGTTCACCGCTTTTCAAGTCCGTCAACAGATCGAGATACTCCTTCAAATACTCTTGTTCATCTGGCGAAATATTAGTTGATACCTGTTCTGTGCCCTTCAGATCTGAGAGAAGATCCAATCCGTTGTTGTCCCAGGCAATTTTATCTAAAATGTCTGCCCTCATCTTTTGGTAGGCCAGTAAACAACGCTTGTTGCGCTCCAAACACAGTAGAGTGACAAAAAACTGGCATTTGGAAACCTTATCCTCGAGATTCCCCAGCAGCTGTTGTTCTTTTAAATACTCGCTGTTTTTTTTTAGTTGTCCCACTTCCTTCAGGATCCCCTGTACAAGCTCTTCATGGTACATAGGCAGCTTATAACCGTCACCGCTTCGACTTTGCAACTGCTTTGTGCGCTTGGCCTCAAGAACCAGTTTATTAGCTAGATCTCCATACATCTCTCACTAGATCTTGAATCTAGCTCCgtctgcttcttcaagtgATGATCAACAAGTATTAAGGAACTTCGTTACGCGTCGAAGTACTAAATGAACAGAATAAAGAAAGTTCAGGTTCTATCATGAAGTAGGTGCCGACGCCATGGTGAGAGTCTACGGTAAGCGAAGTCGATCATGGACGTACGATAGTAGCCAATATGGTGATGAGTCAATGGTGGAACTAAGCGATGAtggagaaattgaagagatcaagcAGCCGGTTACAGCAAATGAGCCGGATAATATCACATTGAGCCGTCAAGATGAGTCTAATGATGCTGACGAAGAATCTTTGCGCATAAGCTCGAGTACGGTGAGTTTTATCCGTGATACTTGCAATGCAACAAGCACTAGTGTCGCTATGGATGATGATATCTCACCATTGAAGGCTTTCGACTTCCTGCAAGGTCGCTCAGCAgtaaagaagaggaaaacAAATTACAAGAAGGTCAGCGTTGGGGAATGTGAAGATCCCGAGGCTCCCAATGGATCTGAAAGCTCAATAGATAAAACGGTTGATAGGCTCAATCAATTCCTGGCATCTCTCCAGCCAGCTAATGCAGAGGACCAAATCAAGGATCAATTTGAGCGGGAGCTGAAAAAGTCGGTAGAGGAAGATTATTCATGTTCTTTTGATAAGGTGATGTATGACCGGTCGCGAACGATTCTGTTtaatgaagatgaggatggGATTGAGGTCCAAGAACCGGATCAGCAAACGGAGGTTGCAGCAGAAATACCCAAGACAGGCCGAAAAGCTGGTAAGCATTTGACACATCATTAtaaggagctgaagaatataGGTGAAGTTGTAAAGTATCAGGATGAATTGCAGTTTCTTACGGATGAATCACCGTCCAAAATTAACATTGAAACCTTCATTTCAAGGTTCCTTGGCCTGGCGATGGCGATAgagcaagatgaagagtttctTGAGTACATTAACCGACACGCAGCAAATGAAATTTGCCGCTGGTGCTTCTCCAAGGAACTCAATAGGCATCCGGTGGTCACACTGCTACAGTCTTTTTTGCTGACCAAAGTACGACTGCCGCCGGAATATCCCCCGTCAGACTTCGAACATTTAGTCGTTTTGTCTCTAGGCTGCGATGAACCCCCATCCATACATTCCTTGACCGGCAAGCTGAGGCGTATGAACCTAACAGACTTCCTAAACAAGACTGGAAAAAAGTCCGCCCAAGATTACTCTCTGCAGCTATGCCTCAATTATCCAGATCAATTATTGTCACAAGAAGTGACGAGACGAATCCTCGATATTGCTATTCAGAGAGATCTTGATCAGGAATCTAGTTCCGTACTTTTTCCGCTTGTTGAGCATATACTATCATCAGGCTCACCTGTCGTAGGTGACACCTCAAGTATTCTTCTGGGCAGCCTGATATGTGCGCTGCCCAAGCAATGCTGTAACGAGGATTTAGTAAAGTCACTGATAATGCTATCCAATGAGAACAAGGTACTGACCGAAGCGCCAGTAGAGCAAAAGCAGAAGCTAATGCATTGTTCGCTAGGCTTTATATTGAGGCACATCCACCCCATAGCGGATTCAACAGCAGACCTCGTCATCCTATACCTGGGGCTTTTACTCAACATGTTAGATGTTTGTGACGCACGACTGTTCGAGAAGCAGCAACTAGATCACGCAAGAAAGCTGTTGCCTAGTATCTCAACTAGTGATACAGATCCATTTATTGTCTGTATGTACTCTTTGAACCTTGCTCATATACTATTTGGTGCAGGAGAGCGACTAcatgaggaagagaaagaccTACTAATGAGGATCTTGAATTCCTACGATAAAGAAGGCATAAATATCAATCAAGCTATACGGGATCAAGTCAAGGCTGCTTTGAATAATTTTCTATAAGTAGTTAACGTCTTATGAAAGTGCAAGAAAGTGAGCGGTCTCTCAAGGTGCCAGACGAACTCTGATCCAAGGATCATGTTCGCTCTTTCTTGTATACGAAAAACGATCATGTAAACGATTAGGTCTGCCCTGCCAAAATTCAATCTCCAATGGGACAACTCTTAGACCTCCCCAGTAATCGGGACAGGGTATATCCGCAACACCTTCAAATCTttcttcgttcttcttggctaAGGCATTGAGTTCCTGTCTGTCTTTAATTACATGCGATTGAGGTGATGACCAAGCACCGACCTTGGAGCCACGAGGTCTGGTTTTGAAATAACGCTCAGAGGTCTCGCGGTTAACGTGTTCAGTGAAACCTTCGATTCTCACCTGTCTTTGTAGATCCTTCCAAAAGAAGGTGATTGCAGCATGGGGATTCGTCTTAATATCGTGAGCTTTTTTAGAAGTTCCCCAATTGGAGTAAATCGTAAATCCACGATGGTCTAGCTCTTTAAACAGTAAAACCCTTGACGAAACTCTTCCGCTGGGCAACTCAGCAGAAGCAAAATTAATCGCTTCAGGAAGTGTCTCCGATTTATCAGCTCTAGCCTCGGCAAACCATTTGGCAAATTGGTCGATCGGATCCTCTGCTAATTGTGACTCTTCCAGGGAGAACTTGTCATATTGGTAAGTGTCTGGAGCAAAAATGATCGGTGTTTGAGTTCTCTCAGAATCTTCAGCCATTGAATCAACGATTGATCGAAATTTAGTGCTTTAGGCTTTCTACCAAATACTTGGCCTCT is part of the Torulaspora globosa chromosome 7, complete sequence genome and harbors:
- the HMT1 gene encoding protein-arginine omega-N methyltransferase HMT1 (ancestral locus Anc_3.233), with the translated sequence MMSKTAAGESATQKGALSHSEQHYFDSYDHYGIHEEMLQDSVRTLSYRNAIVQNKHLFKDKIVLDVGCGTGILSMFAAKNGAKHVIGVDMSSIIEMAREIVELNGFSDKITLLRGKLEDVELPFPKVDIIISEWMGYFLLYESMLDTVLYARDHYLVEGGLIFPDKCSLHIAGLEDAQYKDEKINYWHDVYGFDYSPFIPLVMQEPIVDTVQGNVVNTTRCQLIEFDLNTVQLSDLSFKAKFEVEAKRQDWINGLIAWFDIVFPAPEGKIPVGFSTGAHSPYTHWKQTVFYLKENLEAETGDVLRGELTCAPNKRHNRDLDIKITYDFEAKGIDAARRSKSGEDTFIMR
- the PSF1 gene encoding DNA replication protein PSF1 (ancestral locus Anc_3.234) — translated: MYGDLANKLVLEAKRTKQLQSRSGDGYKLPMYHEELVQGILKEVGQLKKNSEYLKEQQLLGNLEDKVSKCQFFVTLLCLERNKRCLLAYQKMRADILDKIAWDNNGLDLLSDLKGTEQVSTNISPDEQEYLKEYLDLLTDLKSGELADIDLSGSLTPPSDVFIDVRVLKEAGEIQTEYGVFNLIKDSQFFVRQADVERLIQQGYLQKI
- the RPL4A gene encoding 60S ribosomal protein uL4 (ancestral locus Anc_3.232), with the protein product MSRPQVTVQSLTGEATSSSLPLPAVFNAPIRADIVHSVFVSVNKNKRQAYAVSEKAGHQTSAESWGTGRAVARIPRVGGGGTHRSGQAAFGNMCRGGRMFAPTKTWRKWNVKVNHNEKRYATASAIAASAVASLVLARGHRVENIPEIPLVVSNELESVKKTKDAVAALKAVGAQADLVKVLKSKKLRAGKGKYRNRRWTQRRGPLVVYSEDNGIVKAFRNVPGVETANVASLNLLQLAPGAHLGRFVIWTESAFASLDKIWGSETVASAKSNYALPANIITNADVTRIINSSDIQSVVRPAGQATQKRTHVLKKNPLKNKQVLLRLNPYAKVFAAEKLGSKKVEQSAQKPADVFTQTLKHD
- the RAD61 gene encoding Rad61p (ancestral locus Anc_3.235) — protein: MVRVYGKRSRSWTYDSSQYGDESMVELSDDGEIEEIKQPVTANEPDNITLSRQDESNDADEESLRISSSTVSFIRDTCNATSTSVAMDDDISPLKAFDFLQGRSAVKKRKTNYKKVSVGECEDPEAPNGSESSIDKTVDRLNQFLASLQPANAEDQIKDQFERELKKSVEEDYSCSFDKVMYDRSRTILFNEDEDGIEVQEPDQQTEVAAEIPKTGRKAGKHLTHHYKELKNIGEVVKYQDELQFLTDESPSKINIETFISRFLGLAMAIEQDEEFLEYINRHAANEICRWCFSKELNRHPVVTLLQSFLLTKVRLPPEYPPSDFEHLVVLSLGCDEPPSIHSLTGKLRRMNLTDFLNKTGKKSAQDYSLQLCLNYPDQLLSQEVTRRILDIAIQRDLDQESSSVLFPLVEHILSSGSPVVGDTSSILLGSLICALPKQCCNEDLVKSLIMLSNENKVLTEAPVEQKQKLMHCSLGFILRHIHPIADSTADLVILYLGLLLNMLDVCDARLFEKQQLDHARKLLPSISTSDTDPFIVCMYSLNLAHILFGAGERLHEEEKDLLMRILNSYDKEGININQAIRDQVKAALNNFL
- the PDX3 gene encoding pyridoxamine-phosphate oxidase PDX3 (ancestral locus Anc_3.236), whose translation is MAEDSERTQTPIIFAPDTYQYDKFSLEESQLAEDPIDQFAKWFAEARADKSETLPEAINFASAELPSGRVSSRVLLFKELDHRGFTIYSNWGTSKKAHDIKTNPHAAITFFWKDLQRQVRIEGFTEHVNRETSERYFKTRPRGSKVGAWSSPQSHVIKDRQELNALAKKNEERFEGVADIPCPDYWGGLRVVPLEIEFWQGRPNRLHDRFSYTRKSEHDPWIRVRLAP